A single window of Solanum dulcamara chromosome 5, daSolDulc1.2, whole genome shotgun sequence DNA harbors:
- the LOC129888719 gene encoding bifunctional adenosine 5'-phosphosulfate phosphorylase/adenylylsulfatase HINT4 isoform X1 has protein sequence MIRSVTEVGRMTGGALPECIFCQIATSSTSTTLLHYDDKVVAFRDINPSAFRHYLVIPKEHIPTVKNLQRRPEDFSLVSHMLDVGKSLLHRDAPQSKHYRFGFHHPPFNSVDHLHLHCFALPYTPSWRFMKYLSLGPLGGFIEVEKLLERIKPQIIHPSSM, from the exons ATGATCCGAAGCGTGACGGAGGTCGGAAGAATGACCGGAGGAGCTCTACCGGAATGTATATTTTGCCAAATTGCTACCTCTTCAACTTCAACCACTCTCCTTCACTAC GATGATAAAGTTGTTGCATTTCGAGATATTAATCCCTCTGCCTTCAG GCATTATTTGGTAATTCCAAAAGAGCACATTCCAACTGTCAAAAACCTGCAGAGAAGGCCAGAAGATTTCTCCTTGG TGAGTCACATGTTAGATGTGGGGAAGAGCCTGCTACATAGGGATGCACCTCAGTCAAAGCATTACAG ATTTGGTTTCCATCACCCCCCATTTAATAGTGTTGATCACCTCCACCTTCACTGCTTCGCACTTCCTTATACTCCAAG CTGGAGGTTTATGAAGTACTTATCATTGGGGCCACTTGGTGGATTTATTGAAGTTGAAAAGCTATTGGAGAGAATAAAGCCACAAATTATTCATCCCTCATCAATGTAA
- the LOC129888719 gene encoding bifunctional adenosine 5'-phosphosulfate phosphorylase/adenylylsulfatase HINT4 isoform X2 yields the protein MIRSVTEVGRMTGGALPECIFCQIATSSTSTTLLHYDDKVVAFRDINPSAFRHYLVIPKEHIPTVKNLQRRPEDFSLVSHMLDVGKSLLHRDAPQSKHYSWRFMKYLSLGPLGGFIEVEKLLERIKPQIIHPSSM from the exons ATGATCCGAAGCGTGACGGAGGTCGGAAGAATGACCGGAGGAGCTCTACCGGAATGTATATTTTGCCAAATTGCTACCTCTTCAACTTCAACCACTCTCCTTCACTAC GATGATAAAGTTGTTGCATTTCGAGATATTAATCCCTCTGCCTTCAG GCATTATTTGGTAATTCCAAAAGAGCACATTCCAACTGTCAAAAACCTGCAGAGAAGGCCAGAAGATTTCTCCTTGG TGAGTCACATGTTAGATGTGGGGAAGAGCCTGCTACATAGGGATGCACCTCAGTCAAAGCATTACAG CTGGAGGTTTATGAAGTACTTATCATTGGGGCCACTTGGTGGATTTATTGAAGTTGAAAAGCTATTGGAGAGAATAAAGCCACAAATTATTCATCCCTCATCAATGTAA
- the LOC129888718 gene encoding vesicle-associated protein 1-2-like: MSSAEPELLTIDPLELKFAFELKKQISCSLQLSNKTENHVAFKVKTTNPKKYCVRPNTGIVLPRSTCDIIVTMQAQKEAPADMQCKDKFLLQSVVASAVTNPKDITQEMFNKEPGRVVEECKLRVIYLPPPQPPSPVAEGSEEGSSPRQSLTENGNQNGSELTRTFLETHDKSTEAKSVIYRLTEEKAGALHQSNRLRQELELLRRDISKSCSGGVSFMFVIVIGLIGVVLGYILKSS, from the exons ATGAGCAGTGCAGAACCAGAGCTTCTCACCATCGATCCTCTTGAGCTCAAATTCGCat TTGAGCTGAAGAAACAGATATCTTGTTCCCTTCAATTATCAAATAAAACTGAAAATCATGTGGCATTCAAG GTTAAAACGACGAATCCGAAAAAGTACTGTGTTCGTCCGAATACAGGCATTGTTTTGCCTCGATCCACTTGTGATATCATCG TAACAATGCAAGCACAGAAGGAGGCCCCTGCTGACATGCAATGCAAGGACAAATTTCTACTTCAGAGTGTCGTTGCAAGTGCTGTTAccaatccaaaagacatcacccaaGAAATG TTCAATAAGGAGCCTGGACGCGTTGTGGAAGAGTGCAAATTGAGAGTAATTTATCTTCCACCGCCACAACCACCATCCCCCGTGGCAGAAGGATCAGAAGAAGGTTCTTCACCAAGACAGTCCTTGACAGAGAATGGCAATCAAAATGGTTCTGAG CTCACAAGAACATTTCTTGAAACTCATGACAAATCTACAGAG GCAAAGTCTGTTATTTACAGATTGACGGAGGAGAAAGCTGGTGCTCTACATCAGAGCAACAGACTTCGTCAAGAATTG GAACTTCTGAGGCGCGATATCAGCAAAAGCTGCAGTGGTGGTGTTTCGTTCATGTTTGTCATCGTCATTGGCTTGATTGGTGTAGTTTTGGGCTACATTCTCAAAAGTTCATGA